gaacaaaaacaaagaggaTTACTAACATCCTCTAGAAATCTACCCCATACAAAATAATGATCTGCCTCCCATTGTTTtaagggtggataatgctatccactagATTAAATCTCTTTCCATTGGATTGCACAGTATATTCTGTTAgcacttatccactggatggAGATTTATTTGGAGGGTGGGTATCCCCCTTTGGAATAACTGAGCCTAGAATTCAGGAGTGATTGTAGCAACTGGGGCTTACAAGACATTCAACATTCCACAAAAAGTGAACTACAAGTAAATTTGGTTGTAAGTTTTGTCTTCAGCCAAGTAATTGCAACAAAATTTAGTCTAACATACCAAAAAAGTTTCTTCATTATTCCTTCTTTTTCCATATTAAACAATTCTTCACCAATGGGGTACGATTGTCTGGTCAAATAATCCTTAGGACGAATTTGGAGGGATTCTATTCACTGGGCCTGAGGACAGTATGACAATACAATCACCCAAGTTACTATTAGAGAAAAACTTTTGTCCATGATTTCATCTGTCTCCTTCATAGAAATATTGAGAAATCATACATCACCCAGTTTGAAAATTAGTGCTTCTGAATCCTGGTCACCAATGTTGTAAAGggtaatttaaccctttcactcccacaagtgaccaagacagaatttctccttacaatatcaacacaatatcaagcaggtaggtgatgagaatagagaagaatatcaattatgggattattagttgatccaataccaaattctctgaactaacatcataagaattatatggcagatagtaaggagaattactaattagaccttgggagtaaaagggttaaagaagatATGAACCCAGTCTTTAACCAATAAGAATGTAAAAACCTTAAGCAAGACAAGACCATAATAGATCCGAGACAAATTTTTATCCACGACCCTCACTGTATTTccgtttttgtttgttggtgGTAGGCAACAGAAACCTTCTAACTTTCAGACCATTTTGTGCTGGCTACTTTGTGAATTGCAGATATATAGTTAGTTTTTTCAGCTCTAAACCAAACAAGATATATTATTCTAGCTGTTTTGATCTGAAATGGTTTGGATCAAGATGATCAAGCATAAAACCCAACCAAAAACTCAGAGGATCATCTtttcttaactctttacaccctaacatcagtatgcatattctccatactgttctttatacatttcctaaggtgctgaaaaggagaatttgtttaccgatcaaaagcttctttcattggtgaccatttcctttattctcatgacctcaatgtgcAATGCAGGgctgatattgtggggagaaattagatgctgatcactctaAGGGTTTATATTTTTAGCCAATTGTCAATAATCTGTGATTAGAATTTCCAAATAAAGATTTCAATGCGAGAAATATCCAAATATTAGGATCTACTCCTAGAAAATATAATACAAGTTGaattatttgcaattaaaataatttctatttataatctttataataattatgatcATCTAAATTGTTGCTTTATGTTGAAATCAATTGCCAActttgatacaaaaaaaaaaaaccagacatTTCAGTAATTCCCCAGAATTTTGTGATAAGTGTCCACATTCTCAAAAAAGAACACAACAGTTTCTTTCTCCTGCTTGTGAGGCTTCATTTACTTCGACCacctttccttttccttctgaAGTTCCAGAGTTCTGTCCTGGCATGTCAagttcttttcttatttttgccAATTGCACTTCATGAACTTTTGTAATTGTTTGTGTAAAGGCTTCTTCGACATTTGTAGCATCCAAAGCTGATGCCTCAATGAATGACAATCCTGCGTCATTGGCATATTTCTTGGCATCTTCTGTAAGAACTGCTCGCAGGTGTTTCAAATCACATTTGTTTCCAACAAGCATGGTGACAATGGAGGACTCTGCATGTTCACGTACTTCCAAAAGCCAGCGTGCCACATTCTcaaaagttttctgttttgataAATCATAGACCAATACAGCACCAACAGCTCCGCGGTAATAGGCACTTGTAATTGCACGGTAACGTTCCTGGCCAGCTGTATCCCAAACCTTACATGGCAAAATAGAATATTAAACAACAAGAAGTCAAACAGAGAAAGACATTTTTTATCTTCCCACAAGTAAGgaacaaagaacaaattctAATTCCCCATAAGGAATTGAACcccagacctttggattccatgctccaatgctctaccactgagccacagagactctatagCGAGCAAGGCCCATTATGAAGTTCATGCACGACAagcgtcctgcatactgttaggatTGAACATTCTGAAATTCCTGATAcctaattttttggttttgtattCTCCAATAAATCTCTCCAGTGCACTTCCCCCTCACTTTTTCACAGTCATGTTTTTTCGAGGTGTTTCCAAGAACAAAGGAAGTACTTCCTTGTATATCAGTCACAActcaaaatttaaccctttcacttccaagggAGACCAAAAAATAGAGTTCCTCTAAGcaatttaaatgtatttttaacaCAGAGGAAGGAATATATGATGACTATGAAATTTTGTATGATTTACCACCAAATAAATCTCagtgataaaataataattataaatatacAAGGTCAAAGGAAGACTGTCACAGTAATAAAtactgaggaaaaaaataataaataaaaagagttcttcaccctttaactcccaagatgggattgtcaattctcccctctagcttcttacattttcttgtaaattagttatgagaatttggtgttagatcaagataaaggGCTTACATGTGTCAGAAACATTGTGCCCTTACCAAAAACAATATGCACTAAAAAATGTTTACCGGATAAGGGTAAATTTTACCTGaattgaccaatcaaaagacctttgtttccttacatttcctGCTGGATAAAGTTTACCCGAATGGAGTAAATTTTTTACCGCATGCAATTCCCTAAATAGAACACTTAGAAATAGTTTTCTAGTAGACTTCTCCTGTAGAAGTACGAAAAATATTATTCCATAGGAAGTGACCAATAACTGTTGGACTGAATCTTCAAATACTCGTTCTGAAGGGACTAAGCTTCAGGTCCTGCAAAGATTTACTTCTAGTGGCACGATCATGGTTCCCAGAAACAGAAGACAGTGCAAAAGAAGatgattttttcattgttgtttaAGGTGCAATTCCTCTTCTCCTCTCTTACACttatattattttgtattgtttttgttttcctgtatgtaatttttaacttaaaggacatcttaaccctttaactcccatgagtgaccaagacagagtttctccttacaatatcaatgaaatattaagcagacaagtgatgagaataaaggaagatATTCATTAGGGCATTattaattgattcaataccaaattctcccaactaatatcacaagaacAGGGCCggaaattgcgcctaatacaggcgccaatgcgactaaattttttactttggcgaccaaatcctgaaaattagacgccaaattggcgactagaacgtttcatcataaccttacttagagatatagtaaattaaaaagatttgcaaagataaatccaaagcaaacttccttgttaagtttgtttccaaaacacagcACAGGCATCAagatcgataactagacgccatcttggatttaggtgagcttgaacgttgcatatcatccatcTTAGTGTCTACTTTatagcacgttaaagatcttttccctaacttaatttctagaacaATGACAGCGTAAATAAAAAgggtttgtttgtctttgaaaatggcaaccaacttcttttgaattggctaccactttgaagaatttaggagccaagtggctatcaggaaaaaaaattaatttcacgccctgaagaactatatggcagacagtaaggagaattactaatgagatcttgggagttaaaggcttaataGCTTGCCATGTTATTCCCTtctccattttctttctcttcttggTAATTGTTCAAAAGGTTGTTGAAATcgaggaaataaaaaatatgaatacaaataaataagaaaCGTATGGTAGATAGTATTGTAAATAACTTTTTGGACCTTGcgaatgaaagggttaatgattaTTTCCTCTTGTTTATCCTACTGAAAGGATGTTGTACTGTAATTATTTTGCTTTAGCACCCAGGGTGCTTATTTTTTTATGGTACCTTTGGGGGGTGGGGAGTGCTTGTTCAAAACAGAGTGCTTATTTCTTTCATGGGAAACAGCAGaatgtggtaaaaaaaaagctttaatgCTTATTTGAAAAGGAACGATatcaaaaactgtaaaagtaaaaaaaatacagtgaaCATTCACATAATAATGGTAGGGAGAGTACTCTAGCTGTGCTATCTCTGAACCAAAATAGGGAAGCTTATTGGAATGAGGGTGCTTACATCCTCTAAACAAACAACTATTTTGAAAGGGGGCGCTTACTAGAGAGGGGGTGCTTTTTAGAAGGAGGATGCTAAATTGAACCCTTTTGTAAGGTTCATTTAGCACCATGTTGCATAAGGTTATCTTGCAAGGATATCATAATTAACATTTAACATAACAAGATTGCATCATTTCACCATACCTCTCTGTATTATATCAGAGATAATGTCTCTTGGCAAGAAAACAGATGATTTCAgccaggaaaaaaacaaaaatattcctgACAAAATTCATGGCGAACTTTGGTCAAATCACGCTCTTAAGACAAGCCCCACAAAGCAAATGGCATGTGAAGATTATGGAAAGACATCAAATCTTTTCCGTTTTGTAAGCGtttctttgcattttcaaaattccccGTTGTTCTAAATCAAGACATCGTTAACTCGAAGAATACAAGCCTCTGATCGATATGGACACTCGACATGATCAATCATTCATGCAGCGATTGTACTTTAAACTAAAAGGGATCATGCCAAAATGTATTGTTAATGAACAAAGGATTAACAATATGTTAATATTTCAGTTTAAACTTTAACGACTTAACTCCTTGTTAATCTAGCAACCTCGCATGGAGGAATTTTATTTATTCCTGAATTATCAAATTAAGCTTATTTCCGCTTTTAAGCCCTACTAgcgcaaagaaaaatttagacaAAATAATCgaatgtaatatttttaaacagCTTGATACTCACCTACATTTCAACACAAAACATGCAGAGCATTTAACACTCCTCTTCACTCAAACGCAAGAAGGGatttttttcatctgaaaataGAGCCAAGTACGACATACCTGTGCTTTGATCACTTTGCCATCTACTTGAATACTTCGTGTGGCAAATTCAACACCGATGGTTGATTTCGACTCAAGGTCGAATTCGTTTCGCGTGAAACGAGATAGAAGGGAAGATTTTCCAACGCCAGAATCGCCAATCAAGACAATCTTGTAGAGATAGTCATAATGATCGTATCTTCCGCCGGCCATGCCTTTAGTACAAAAACCCGAGAGGGCCGCAAAATTAGGAGATCAAACTCACTGGGCGAGCATCCACCTCTATAGCTATGCAGGGTATGTACCACGTGACTATCCGCGGGAATGCTAGTGAGGGTCGTCACGCAACGATTCTTCttagcgttgcgtgacgagttGTCTAGCTGGACTAAAATGTACTCTGCTCAGATGTTCAGGCATTTCGCCCCAGATCTCTGgtttattcaaaattaaattagtgcttatttatttatccTTATTTTTCGACAGTTCAAGTTACGATTTTTGAACAGTTAGCATATCCATATACCAAATAAAGGTCCAATCGTTGTCCGCGAGAGACCATGGGGTACTGGACATGACAACATAGTAGCCCGGCCTCCAATGGTGGACATTCGAGAAGCCCTTATCCAGGTAAATTTTTCTAAAttattatttgtatttaaaCCTGGTaagttcagaaaatttttgaacATTATAAATCGAGGggttttcaaacttttatatggttttttttagcttaaaattATCCCTCTATTGAGTCTCGCAAGGAgtctgaaaaattaaacagcCGAAATCTGCAAACTTAACGGTCGTAGGAAGAGGTCTAGAGAATTTTTCTGAACATCCTTCAGTAATTACTTAATTGGCGGGTGAAATGTTCGCCAGAAAGTCGAGTTTTATTTCCTgctcttttcaaaatttttgataGATTTTAATGACTCCTTTCGTTCTCACAGTACAACTCGCTTGAAGTGAAATTTCTAATGGCGGTTTCAATTAACtttaactagaccctgtgagcagggtaactgggataactggatggtactggatccttggaatcaagtgtagtatTTGTCCgctgttttttaaaatagcatCATAATGATTgatttttctgtaatttttagCCATCCCTTTTGCAGCAGTAAACTTAACGAAAGGTTAGTTGCACAGCAACCATGGATTCTCAAGATCCGCTAAGGATCTCAGCTGACAATGAAACACACAAGAAACAGAGGAAAAGAACCAAGAAAATTATTGGGCAACTTCAAGAACaggttgaaaatatttgtttcacaGAACAATAGCAAGCGATTAGAGATGaagccctttcactcccaaaaagGCAGCCAAaaggaatttcttttttcaacagctATACAATTTTAAGTAAAGTGACAAGGCAGAGGAAAAAATTGGTGTTGATTTCACACCGAATTCCCAGAACTGAATTTAAAAGATTTGTGTGGTGATCAATGAggagaattaaagggttaatcatgcTTGTAGAGCTCCTTCATCTCATGCACGAGTCTCACAGATACAAATTCATCTTATACTCTCATGCTGGAGTTTTTATTTCTCATGCATTTCATGcatcttgttttaaatttgttttttagtatGCAAACTGTACCTATAAAATGATTTATCCTTTTAAGTATAATTTGATTACTTCTTGTTCTCTTTATACCCAAACACTTTCCAACTGTTCAAATTTTCATGCACTCATACCCATATATCTGCCCATAAAGGTGATGCCAGGGACATCACAGTCAAGGCTATGCAGTCAAAAGTCTCACTCTTTGCCAGCAAATTAAGTTGAGAGCTCTGTGCTTGGAAGTGACAAATTCTATCAGAATGCACTCTTTTGACCCGAAAAAAAAGCCAGtgtattaaataaaaataatctgatTTCCAAGTGAATACCCACCCCTGGGTAATTTTCTTGTTATGAGAAACAGagcatttcttttgttttaaccctttacaccctaacatcagaatgcatattctccatactgttctctatacatttccttacaataaataggtgctgatgaggagaatttgtttaacaatcaagaactcctgtagttgatgatcattttctctattcttgtgacctaaatggtttgattcagggggataatgtaaggagaaattggatgctggtcactcttaggggtcaaggTTAAACACTATCATTATAAGAATCACAAAGAAAACAtctatttgatatatttttttgatttgGGTATTTTTCAAAAGCCAAACTCAAGCTTGTTTAAgagaattaaaataaattatttttaaattaagttaTAGTTCACCTACAAAAAACTACACAAAATCATCAGAGTCCAAGAAAACTGTCTTCAAAATGTGCTTAAGCTGGTTATGTGCAATGCTCTTTAAGTGAAACATTTGTTTGCTTATAAACAGATTGAGTTTTACTTTGGAGATTCTAACCTCCAAAAGGACCGTTTTATGAAACAGGAGATAAACAAACACCCAGAAGGATGTgagtattttgttttaagtttaaattaaaagagtCATGTTTTCTTATAATCACAGATAACATCTAATCTCCATCCTTTTGGTTTTCTCCAAAGTTGTTGAAGTTTATTGTAGGAAATGTCAATGTTGTTGTTTGGCACCCTAAAGCATTGTTATAATAAAGTGAggtaaatagagaaaaatgtgttttgtcttgtcacgagcatgggacaaataaaaaacttctgagtctccatgaggaattGGACCTCAGGCCTTCACATTCTgcactctgatgctctaccactgagccacagagactctacggtggtTGAGGCTTATTACCCTTCTCTAAGAACCTCTcatgattgttttctttcagatcTCAATATCTCAACCATTGCCAGTTTCAACAGAATGAAACAGATTACAAATGATTTAAACCTTGTGGttaaagcaatgaaaacatcttCAATGCTTGAGGTTGGTTTTacaaactgttttaaaaaaaatatattgtaggCTTGCACTGTTGAAAGTATTTTTCAATGTGATTTGTAGCAGATACAAAATGAATTGAGGtcaaaccaaaggaaaatacctCTTGAAAGGGCTCTTGAtatcattggaaaaaaattcttgctGAAATTGAGggttttttctgttatttatttttaatggaTTTTAGGTCAGTGGTGATGACTCAATGGTCAGGCGAAAGACTCCTGTTCCTGAACCACGGAATGTAGATAAAGAGACTATTTATGTTGTAAGTATTTTAACACTggcaaaaaaaacaagatcaCTAATGCCATTATTTTTTCAACTGGTACAAGAAAGGTGCAATTTTACATAATGTGCTCAAACATGACTCAACAAAATTACAAGT
The sequence above is a segment of the Pocillopora verrucosa isolate sample1 chromosome 13, ASM3666991v2, whole genome shotgun sequence genome. Coding sequences within it:
- the LOC131768356 gene encoding uncharacterized protein, whose translation is MAGGRYDHYDYLYKIVLIGDSGVGKSSLLSRFTRNEFDLESKSTIGVEFATRSIQVDGKVIKAQVWDTAGQERYRAITSAYYRGAVGAVLVYDLSKQKTFENVARWLLEVREHAESSIVTMLVGNKCDLKHLRAVLTEDAKKYANDAGLSFIEASALDATNVEEAFTQTITKVHEVQLAKIRKELDMPGQNSGTSEGKGKVVEVNEASQAGERNCCVLF